CATCTTCTGTATACAAAATCAGAATTACAACGGCTGCATAAAGAGGGTAAAATTTCAGAGATAATCAGACCGTAAAAAAAAACCGGAACTGTTTCCAGCACCGGTTTCATTTCTTATTCAGATAGCGCTTGTTGCGCTTACACTTTTTATTTAATTATGCTGTTGCTTTTGCTTTAGGTGCAGCTGCAAGAATTTCTTCAGTGGCACCGCTGGCATATTGCTCAAAATTTTTCACGAATTCAGCAGCAAGTTTGTTTGCCTTATCATCATACGATGCTTTATCTGACCATGTGTTGCGTGGATTTAAAATTTCAGCAGGAATTCCTTCACACTCATTTGGCATAGCAACTCCAAAAACGTCATGATTAGTAAAAGAAACTTTGTCTAATTTACCTTCTAACGCTGCGGTAATCATGGCACGCGTCAATTTTAATTTGATACGCTCACCAACTCCGTAAGGGCCGCCTGTCCAGCCTGTGTTAACAAGCCATACATTTACATTGCTTTCTTTCATTTTTTTACCAAGCATTTCAGCATATTTAGCCGGGTGAAGAGGTAAGAAAGCTGCGCCAAAGCATGCAGAGAAAGTAGATTGTGGTTCTTTAATTCCCATTTCTGTTCCGGCAACTTTTGCAGTATAACCTGACATAAAATGGTACATCGCTTGCCCGGCGTTTAATTTAGAAATTGGAGGTAAAATACCGGTTGCATCAGCAGTTAAAAAGAAAATATTTTTTGGTACACCTCCGGTAGAAGGAACCATGATATTGTCAACGTAATGAATTGGATAGGATACACGCGTATTTTCAGTGATTGAACCATCTGCGTAATCAGGAGTTGAGGTTCCATTTACAAAGCCAATATTTTCAAGGATTGCACCAAATTTAATAGCATCATAAATTTGAGGTTCTTTTTCACGGCTGAGGTCAATAGTTTTTGCATAACAACCACCTTCAAAATTGAAAACACCTTCAGGAGACCAACCATGTTCATCATCACCAATTAAACGACGATTAGGATCTGAAGAAAGTGTTGTTTTTCCTGTTCCTGATAATCCAAAAAATACTGCAGTGTCTCCATTTTTTCCAACGTTCGCAGAACAATGCATAGAAAGCACGTTGCGCTCATGAGGTAAAATGTAATTTAAAATGGTAAACACACCTTTTTTAATTTCACCGGTATAGCCTGTTCCACCAATGAGAATCATTTTTTTAGTGAAATTGATTACAGCAAAATTATGTTGACGTGTTCCATCAATAGCTGGATCAGCCATGAATCCCGGAGCACATACGATATGCCAATCAGGTTTAAAATTTTGTAATTCTTCGTCAGTTGGTCTGAGGAACATGTTATACGCAAACATGTTTGACCAAGGTGTTTCAGTAACTACACGTATATTTAATTTGTAAGTTGGATCAGCGCAAGCATAGGCGTCACGTGCATAAATATCACGATTAGTCAAATAAGCTTTCATGCGATCAAAAAGTTTATCAAATTTTTCAGGATCAAATTTGATATTGATTTTCCCCCACCAAACTGAGTTTTCAGTATTAGCATCGCAAACACAGAATTTATCTTGCGGAGAACGGCCGGTGAACTCGCCGGTTTCAATTGCAATGGCTCCGGTATCTGTTAGTACACCTTGTCCGTTTACAATAATGTCTTCAACCAATTCTGCCGGTGACAGGTTCCAGAATACACTGCCTGTATTTTTCAGTCCGATTGATTCTAATGATGCGTTTTCAGCTTTTATACCATAATCATTCATAAAAATAATTTTCTATCCCGCAGCCGCGGGTTGTTTAGTAATACAAATTTAATGTTTTTTAATCCCTCAACCGGTTTGGTTGCCTTGAGTTTTGAACCGAGATATTAACCTGAATACAACAATACTGTTTAAGAATCAACAGATAATTTTCTCTCGGATGTGATGATTCTGTCGGATTTTCAAGGTTATACGTGAATGTTAGCACGAATAATTCGCTGTTTATTTCATCTTTTAAGTCATCAGTAAGTGTCAGGCTGTTGGGATTTTTTTATGGAATGATGATCTCTTCATTAAATTTGAAAAGAAACATCAATTATGTTTTCATCTGAAAAATGTCCTTGGGTAAATTAGTATACGGTATTGTTATTCTCTCAATTTTGTCACTTTTTGCTTGGTTGATGTTGCAACAGCGTGCTGAAAAGTCTTTCATCTATCCTGATTTTGGAGTGCCTGTTCCTGAAAATTTTACGCTGCTAGGTATTGATGTTTCGCATTATCAAGGTGAAATTAATTGGACTCAAGTTTCTCAAATGTCCTACGCACAAGACAGTATTAGTTTTGCGTACATCAAAGTGAGTGAAGGATTAACGGTAACAGATGATTTGTATGAAAAAAATTGTGATGGCGCTGAGGCGAATCAAATAAAATTTGGTCTGTATCATTTTTTTAGATTTGAAAACTCTGCCCGTGAACAAGCTTTGCGTTTTGCTTCATATTGTCTTGAAGTGAATGATTCACTGCTACCGGTTGTTGATGTGGAAATTCATCAGAAAAAAAAATCTGCACTGGTTGATTCTGTGAGATTATTTTTAGATGTGGTAGAACAAAAAACAAAACGCCGTCCGATGATTTATACCAGTGAAAAGTTTTTTCAAGATTATTTTGAAAAATCTCTTTTGATGCATGAAAAATTCTGGATTGCCAATTTTAACAGAGAGTGCAATGTGCTTGAATTGCCGAATGTTTTAGTGTGGCAATTTTCTGAAAGTGCAACCGTGAACGGAATTGGGCATCCTGTTGATATGAACGTTGCAAAACCTGAATTTTACAATCAATAGAACAGAAAAAAATTGAGGCAAAAAAAAAGAAGCGAATGTCGCCGATTTTAGAGCTTATTCATTTAACCCAAAACTTATGAAAAAGTAAGATCTACTAAAATCAGTCTTGATGACATTCGCTTCAGTACTTTATTTTTGATAGCGTAAAAACCAAGCTTGTTAAGACAAATTTACGACAATAATTTTAATTTCCAAATTTTTTTGCAAAAAAGATTGTTAGCGATTAAAAGCGTTTATAAACGAATAATCCAATTCAATCTTTATCAGATTGTTCTGAATATTTCAACGGTTGTAAAAGTTGATGTTTTTTCTAAAACGATTCATGAAAATTAATGAATATCAGCATCATCTTCTTCATCAGGGAAAAGTTTCACATCATCTTTATGTCCGGTAATATCATCCATGATAATTTCAAGTTGAGTAATACCTATTTGTTTGAATTTAATTTTTTTGTCTTTGTCCAATACAAATATTTTTGGAGTTGAATATACATCATACGTGTCACTGTAATTCAAACTTTCAAGCGTTGTTTTTTGTAACAATGGACGCGGATCTTTCATGGCTTCGTTGTAGACGTTTTTTGTTAAGCCCACATTAATAAATTTGAGATTGTGTTCAACAATGAATTTTTTCCAATCTTCAAAGTCATCTCCGGTGGCTTTAGCTACCGCAAAAATTTCAATATTACGCTCCTTGAATTTTTTCTCATAGAGCGTCTGAAGTTTTGGTGTAGATTTTTTACAATGCCCGCAGTTTGGATCCCAGAAATAAAGAACGGTATAATCAGCTTCAACCTTGTATAAATTAATCCAATTCTGTTCAGTGGTGTCTGTAAGAATTAACATAGGGGCAAAATTTCCTATGAGTGTGCGACTCACTTTTTGAACGCGGTCACATAATTTGTCCAAGTTTTCTTTACTCATCCAATATGCGTAGTTATTAGGCGGACAATAATAATTAGTACCTAAATACCAGAATACGCGGTCCATTCCCATAATTTGCATCGTTTCATATTTATAGGTAATGTGGTGAAGAGTGTACTGAAACATTTTGTTTGATTGATCTGTTTTGTCCATTTGATCAAGCATCCAAACTGAGTATTTTATTATGGTATCAGGTATTTGCAGAATTCCGTCTTTGCTGAAAAACTTCTCTAGTTTATTATGAAAGATTGGCGTATTCACCAGGCGTGCATCTTTGAAGTCAACACCGTCCCAGTAGTGAGCAATGTAGTAATTGTATACATAATTTGAGTCTGTAATCACTCCGTTTTCATCTTTTGGCGGTTCAGGTAATTGAATATCCATAGACATTTTGATCAGTACGGCAATAAACTTTCCTTCATTCTCTTTTACCAGTTTTTGCTGATAAGCATAGACCTCATCATTCAGTTTTTTACTTTCTTCACGTATGCGTTCACGTTCAGGCGAGTCAGCGGGCGCTGCTTCATATTGTTTCGTCAGTTCGTTCATTTTTTTCTTGTGTTCTGTCATGAAAAAAATGTATTGGTAGAAAACCTGATTGTTTGCTGATTTATTCACTTTCATATTCCCGGTCAGATCATTGATATCTGTGGTGTACATATCAACCACTTCTTTATCATGAATAAATTCAAAATAACGGGTACCGGGTAGAACTACAGCATACATACCGGGTGCGTGTTTATCTCCATTGAAAGTAATTACGCCATTCTTACTTATTGTGGTATCTGCATAATACAATTTAGGTCCAAAGTATTTTGCCAGAAAAACGGTGGTGTCATTCAGGCCTTCTACTTTAAATTTTAATGTCTGAGCTCCGGCGCTTAGCGTAAAGAGGGTAATGAGTGCGAAGATTATTTTTTTCATAGGTATTTGGTTTTATCATTGAGCCATGTGATGATCTGATTATAAGCTGTTCATTTTTTTAGATATATCTGGCGATTGTAAAATTATATAAATGGTTTTTAGTTTAGTACTGGTAAGACGTGATTGAATTGCAGCGGATGTTTGTTTAACAATATTTTAACTTTTTTCTGTTTACTCCTTGCCAAGTCTGAAAATGGTTTGCCGCACACTCAAAAAATTTGCTCCAACAAATACCACAAAGCATATTAAGGCAAGCATCACAGCAGGTATTGTACTGAATTGAGCAAGATGAATGCCATTTTCTTCAAGCAGTGATTGAATCACAAAAATATTTATTACAAACATCAATATAATGGCTAGTATACAAACTACTCCAAAGGCTATCAAAACTTGCATGACAAAGGTTTTAACCAATGTTCTTACTGAGTATCCCAATCTAATGAGTGTTTTGATTTCCCATGAAACTTTTGCCAGCATGAGTTGGGCGTATTGAATAAAACCAAGCAATGATAATAACAGAATGAGTAACGATGCAATACCAAAAATACCCACAACAACCGTGACAATGGTTTTTATTTTTACCATATCAATAGCACCCTGACTGATGTCAAGATTCATTTCTTCAGTGAGTGCTTCCAGCTCACCATAACTGTCATCTTCAATAGTGATAAAAACACGATTAGGGCTTATTTGATTGCCGCTTCCGTAAATAGTGTTTGCGTAATCAAGAAATGATTCAGGCACCAAAATGGAACTGATTTTTTGTGAAAATCCAACAACACGCCCCATCATGGTATGGGTTTTTCCATTGCCTTGTAAATGAATTGAGAGTCGGGCTGCCATCAATAGTTCTTCTGAAATCTGATTCATACCTTGACTTTGAGCAAAGCCATAATTAAGCAACATGATAAAATCTCTTGGCAAAACAATGGGAATATATTCTGCACTTTGGTTCCAACTCCAATCTACTTTAACATCCATAAACCTGTCAGGTATGGATTGAAAAAACATATCAGAATAAAATGAAGGTAAACCATCGCCGGGAACCTCTGATACACCTACTTTGAAGTCTGCTGATTTGAATGGAGCAAGGTCTTTTATAAATGATTTGTTCCGCAATTTTTCCAGATCTTCACTGGTAAAATCAGTGTTATTCATTCCAATGCTGGTAAATTTGGTCACCTTTTTTTGAATGACGATAGAGTTTGGGCCAAACAATTCAGCTTCTGTATTGTGATATTTTCTGACATCTAGTATTAATTGAAAACTGAGTAATAGTGCCGTAAGCCCTACCAAAGCGCCGGTTGCAGCCATGATGAACTGAAAATTGATGCTATTTCTAAACAATAATTTCCGCAGCATGATTATAAAATTAATTCCAGATCTGGTTCAATTCCGTATTTATTCCCCAGGGTTGTCATCAACAATCCGCCTTTATTTTCATTTGTTACCTCAAGTATCAATTGCAAGGCATGTTGAGTATTCTTATCATCTAAGTGACTGAACGGCTCATCCATAATTAATAAATCAAACGGTTGTAATAAAGCACGTATAATAGCAACCCGCTGTTGTTGACCAAGAGAAAGTGTGCGGCAGGTCTGATTTTTTTTATCTCCCAAACCTAATTTTTCCATCATGCTTTCAATTTTGTTTTGGGTAAAATGATTGGTCAAGGTATTTTTTAATAAAAGATTTTCCAGCGCAGTGAGATCACCAAAAAGTTGCAAATCTTGAAAAATCACACTCAGTTTATTTTGTCTCAATGAAATCCAATCATGGAGAGAAAAAGAGCGAATATTTTTGCCGTCAAACAATACATCACCGGTGTAATCATGTCGCACTCCGTATACAATACCGGCAAAGGTAGTTTTGCCCTTTCCACTATGTGCGTTTAAGAATATCGTTGAAGGAAAATCA
This genomic stretch from Crocinitomicaceae bacterium harbors:
- a CDS encoding redoxin domain-containing protein, translated to MKKIIFALITLFTLSAGAQTLKFKVEGLNDTTVFLAKYFGPKLYYADTTISKNGVITFNGDKHAPGMYAVVLPGTRYFEFIHDKEVVDMYTTDINDLTGNMKVNKSANNQVFYQYIFFMTEHKKKMNELTKQYEAAPADSPERERIREESKKLNDEVYAYQQKLVKENEGKFIAVLIKMSMDIQLPEPPKDENGVITDSNYVYNYYIAHYWDGVDFKDARLVNTPIFHNKLEKFFSKDGILQIPDTIIKYSVWMLDQMDKTDQSNKMFQYTLHHITYKYETMQIMGMDRVFWYLGTNYYCPPNNYAYWMSKENLDKLCDRVQKVSRTLIGNFAPMLILTDTTEQNWINLYKVEADYTVLYFWDPNCGHCKKSTPKLQTLYEKKFKERNIEIFAVAKATGDDFEDWKKFIVEHNLKFINVGLTKNVYNEAMKDPRPLLQKTTLESLNYSDTYDVYSTPKIFVLDKDKKIKFKQIGITQLEIIMDDITGHKDDVKLFPDEEDDADIH
- a CDS encoding glycoside hydrolase family 25 protein, encoding MGKLVYGIVILSILSLFAWLMLQQRAEKSFIYPDFGVPVPENFTLLGIDVSHYQGEINWTQVSQMSYAQDSISFAYIKVSEGLTVTDDLYEKNCDGAEANQIKFGLYHFFRFENSAREQALRFASYCLEVNDSLLPVVDVEIHQKKKSALVDSVRLFLDVVEQKTKRRPMIYTSEKFFQDYFEKSLLMHEKFWIANFNRECNVLELPNVLVWQFSESATVNGIGHPVDMNVAKPEFYNQ
- the pckA gene encoding phosphoenolpyruvate carboxykinase (ATP); the protein is MNDYGIKAENASLESIGLKNTGSVFWNLSPAELVEDIIVNGQGVLTDTGAIAIETGEFTGRSPQDKFCVCDANTENSVWWGKINIKFDPEKFDKLFDRMKAYLTNRDIYARDAYACADPTYKLNIRVVTETPWSNMFAYNMFLRPTDEELQNFKPDWHIVCAPGFMADPAIDGTRQHNFAVINFTKKMILIGGTGYTGEIKKGVFTILNYILPHERNVLSMHCSANVGKNGDTAVFFGLSGTGKTTLSSDPNRRLIGDDEHGWSPEGVFNFEGGCYAKTIDLSREKEPQIYDAIKFGAILENIGFVNGTSTPDYADGSITENTRVSYPIHYVDNIMVPSTGGVPKNIFFLTADATGILPPISKLNAGQAMYHFMSGYTAKVAGTEMGIKEPQSTFSACFGAAFLPLHPAKYAEMLGKKMKESNVNVWLVNTGWTGGPYGVGERIKLKLTRAMITAALEGKLDKVSFTNHDVFGVAMPNECEGIPAEILNPRNTWSDKASYDDKANKLAAEFVKNFEQYASGATEEILAAAPKAKATA
- a CDS encoding ATP-binding cassette domain-containing protein — protein: MTIEFNHVVPVPLQGYPHAAESVWMNKFTLDFPSTIFLNAHSGKGKTTFAGIVYGVRHDYTGDVLFDGKNIRSFSLHDWISLRQNKLSVIFQDLQLFGDLTALENLLLKNTLTNHFTQNKIESMMEKLGLGDKKNQTCRTLSLGQQQRVAIIRALLQPFDLLIMDEPFSHLDDKNTQHALQLILEVTNENKGGLLMTTLGNKYGIEPDLELIL